One stretch of Molothrus aeneus isolate 106 chromosome 2, BPBGC_Maene_1.0, whole genome shotgun sequence DNA includes these proteins:
- the TSC22D1 gene encoding TSC22 domain family protein 1 isoform X3: MDLVKSHLMYAVREEVEVLKEQIKELIEKNSQLEQENTLLKTLASPEQLAQFQAQLQTGSPPSSSQSQGTAQQPAQPASQGSGPSA; the protein is encoded by the exons ATG GATCTGGTAAAGAGTCACTTGATGTACGCAGTCAGGGAGGAAGTGGAGGTCCTCAAAGAGCAAATCAAAGAGCTGATAGAGAAGAATTCACAGCTGGAGCAAGAAAACACTCTGCTAAAAACACttgccagcccagagcagcttgCCCAGTTCCAAGCACAGCTGCAGACTGGTTCTCCgccttcctcttcccagtcacaagggacagcacagcagcctgctcAGCCAGCATCACAGGGCTCAGGGCCTTCAGCATAG
- the TSC22D1 gene encoding TSC22 domain family protein 1 isoform X2: MNAQCCRPVAMDLGVYQLRHFSISFLSSLLGTDTSSLRLDSSSSGASVVAIDNKIEQAMDLVKSHLMYAVREEVEVLKEQIKELIEKNSQLEQENTLLKTLASPEQLAQFQAQLQTGSPPSSSQSQGTAQQPAQPASQGSGPSA, encoded by the exons ATGAATGCCCAATGTTGTAGACCGGTGGCAATGGATCTAGGAGTTTATCAACTAAGACACTTCTCGATTTCGTTCTTATCGTCATTGCTGGGCACCGATACCTCGTCCCTGAGGCTCGACAGTAG CTCCTCTGGTGCAAGCGTAGTAGCTATCGACAACAAAATCGAGCAAGCGATG GATCTGGTAAAGAGTCACTTGATGTACGCAGTCAGGGAGGAAGTGGAGGTCCTCAAAGAGCAAATCAAAGAGCTGATAGAGAAGAATTCACAGCTGGAGCAAGAAAACACTCTGCTAAAAACACttgccagcccagagcagcttgCCCAGTTCCAAGCACAGCTGCAGACTGGTTCTCCgccttcctcttcccagtcacaagggacagcacagcagcctgctcAGCCAGCATCACAGGGCTCAGGGCCTTCAGCATAG